A portion of the Melitaea cinxia chromosome 1, ilMelCinx1.1, whole genome shotgun sequence genome contains these proteins:
- the LOC123669585 gene encoding probable very-long-chain enoyl-CoA reductase art-1 — protein sequence MEIEILSVSGSKPLGKIHVNEDATIRNVKDKIHQSIKKSLYPDRQSIKLEVKGRSLKDETTLKSLNIDNGAKLYLQDLGPQISWKNVFLAEYAGPLFVYLWVYQRPWLLYGNDSSEPGTVATIAAVCWSFHYGKRIFETLFVHRFSHSTMPLRNLFKNCSYYWLFALYIAYHINHPLYTAPCSTCFYVGLAGFTICELGNLSIHILLKNLRPPGTKVRRIPKPDGNPFSLLFNYVSCPNYTYEFGSWVFFTIMTKCAPVGIFAVAGLYQMSVWAIGKHRNYKKEFPDYPKSRKSILPFIL from the exons ATGGAG ATTGAAATTTTGAGTGTATCAGGCTCAAAACCATTGggaaaaatacatgtaaatgaGGACGCTACTATTAGGaatgtaaaagataaaatacaTCAAAGTATTAAAAAGTCGTTATATCCTGACCgacaatcaataaaattagaGGTTAAAGGCCGGTCCTTAAAAGATGAAACGACATTAAAATCTTTGAATATTGATAATGGAgcgaaattatatttacaagatCTCGGACCACAAATTTCTTGGAAGAATGTTTTTCTAGCAGAGTATGCTGGCCCACTATTTGTGTACTTGTGGGTATATCAAAGACCTTGGCTTTTATATGGAAATGACTCATCTGAACCGGGAACTGTGGCTAC AATTGCGGCAGTTTGTTGGTCGTTTCATTATGGTAAACGTATATTTGAAACATTGTTTGTCCATCGTTTCTCGCACAGCACAATGCCTCTTAGGAACTTATTCAAGAACTGCTCATACTATTGGTTGTTTGCACTTTACATTGCCTATCATATAAATCATCCTCTTTATACTGCCCCATGCAGCACATGTTTCTATGTTGGCTTAGCAGGATTTACG ATCTGTGAGCTTGGCAATCTTAGTATTCATATTCTGCTCAAAAATCTTCGTCCTCCAGGCACAAAAGTGAGGCGTATCCCGAAACCTGATGGCAATCCTTTTTCACTTCTCTTCAACTATGTATCCTGCCCAAATTACACATATGAATTTGGGTCTTGGGTATTCTTTactataatgactaaatgtgcTCCTG TTGGAATATTTGCAGTTGCTGGATTATATCAGATGTCAGTGTGGGCCATTGGCAAGCACAGAAACTACAAGAAGGAGTTCCCTGACTATCCCAAAAGTCGAAAATCTATTCTGCCATTCATTCTCTAA